A genomic window from Gambusia affinis linkage group LG16, SWU_Gaff_1.0, whole genome shotgun sequence includes:
- the crlf1a gene encoding cytokine receptor-like factor 1a isoform X6 gives MGSNLTASCWVHPELGVHANSLFWTLNGHQLPSSLYRVLSPTNLSVTLAGLNASRQTSGDNLVCHNHKGHILAGSCLYVGMPPEKPVNLTCWSRNTKDLTCSWAPGGKGETNISTLYKLKYKLRWYGTEKECEDYSHTQPYSCSITQDLHLFTPYEIWVEASNRLGRATSDVIILDILDVVTTDPPSGVTVSRLGQLEDQLSVRWEAPPALKDFLFKAKYQIRYRLEESQDWKVMNDVGNQTSCRLAGLRPGTVYFVQVRCNPVGIYGSRKAGIWSEWSHPTAASTPHSERLMSCDSKSSGDSNSTLRRELKQFLGWVKKHAYGCSSMSMKLYDQWRVDMQKSPKTRNQVLQGDKS, from the exons ATGGGGTCCAACCTGACCGCCAGCTGCTGGGTCCACCCTGAACTCGGGGTCCACGCCAACTCTCTTTTCTGGACGCTGAATGGTCATCAGCTTCCCAGCTCCCTCTATCGAGTGCTGAGCCCGACCAACCTGAGCGTGACCCTGGCCGGGCTCAACGCCTCCAGGCAAACCTCTGGCGACAACCTCGTCTGCCACAACCACAAGGGCCACATATTAGCTGGCTCCTGTCTCTATGTTGGGA TGCCTCCAGAGAAACCAGTCAATCTGACCTGCTGGTCCCGGAACACCAAAGACCTGACGTGCAGCTGGGCCCCCGGAGGAAAAGGAGAGACAAATATCAGCACGCTGTACAAGCTAAAGTACAAACTCAG ATGGTACGGCACCGAGAAGGAGTGCGAGGATTACAGCCACACGCAGCCGTACTCCTGCAGTATCACGCAGGACCTGCACCTCTTCACGCCGTATGAGATCTGGGTGGAGGCCTCCAACCGGCTGGGCCGAGCGACCTCTGATGTCATCATCCTTGACATCCTAGATGTGG TGACCACAGACCCGCCGTCAGGTGTGACCGTCAGCCGCTTGGGCCAGCTGGAGGACCAGCTCAGCGTTCGCTGGGAGGCGCCGCCGGCTCTCAAAGACTTCCTGTTTAAGGCTAAATACCAGATCCGCTACAGGCTGGAGGAGAGTCAAGACTGGAAG GTGATGAATGATGTCGGGAATCAGACGTCGTGCAGGCTGGCTGGGCTGAGACCTGGAACGGTGTATTTTGTGCAG GTTCGGTGTAACCCCGTGGGAATCTACGGCTCTCGCAAAGCCGGGATCTGGAGCGAGTGGAGCCACCCCACAGCTGCTTCCACACCCCACAGTG AGCGACTGATGTCCTGTGACTCAAAGTCCAGCGGCGACTCCAACTCCACCCTGCGGCGGGAGCTGAAGCAGTTCCTCGGCTGGGTGAAGAAGCACGCCTACGGCTGCAGCAGTATGTCCATGAAGTTGTACGACCAGTGGAGGGTGGACATGCAGAAATCGCCAAAAACTCGCAACCAG GTTCTCCAAGGGGATAAGTCGTAG
- the crlf1a gene encoding cytokine receptor-like factor 1a isoform X5, with protein MLPVSEEKNDLKNVAIVYPQDPVLRMGSNLTASCWVHPELGVHANSLFWTLNGHQLPSSLYRVLSPTNLSVTLAGLNASRQTSGDNLVCHNHKGHILAGSCLYVGMPPEKPVNLTCWSRNTKDLTCSWAPGGKGETNISTLYKLKYKLRWYGTEKECEDYSHTQPYSCSITQDLHLFTPYEIWVEASNRLGRATSDVIILDILDVVTTDPPSGVTVSRLGQLEDQLSVRWEAPPALKDFLFKAKYQIRYRLEESQDWKVMNDVGNQTSCRLAGLRPGTVYFVQVRCNPVGIYGSRKAGIWSEWSHPTAASTPHSERLMSCDSKSSGDSNSTLRRELKQFLGWVKKHAYGCSSMSMKLYDQWRVDMQKSPKTRNQVLQGDKS; from the exons ATGTAGCAATCGTTTACCCCCAGGACCCTGTGCTTCGCATGGGGTCCAACCTGACCGCCAGCTGCTGGGTCCACCCTGAACTCGGGGTCCACGCCAACTCTCTTTTCTGGACGCTGAATGGTCATCAGCTTCCCAGCTCCCTCTATCGAGTGCTGAGCCCGACCAACCTGAGCGTGACCCTGGCCGGGCTCAACGCCTCCAGGCAAACCTCTGGCGACAACCTCGTCTGCCACAACCACAAGGGCCACATATTAGCTGGCTCCTGTCTCTATGTTGGGA TGCCTCCAGAGAAACCAGTCAATCTGACCTGCTGGTCCCGGAACACCAAAGACCTGACGTGCAGCTGGGCCCCCGGAGGAAAAGGAGAGACAAATATCAGCACGCTGTACAAGCTAAAGTACAAACTCAG ATGGTACGGCACCGAGAAGGAGTGCGAGGATTACAGCCACACGCAGCCGTACTCCTGCAGTATCACGCAGGACCTGCACCTCTTCACGCCGTATGAGATCTGGGTGGAGGCCTCCAACCGGCTGGGCCGAGCGACCTCTGATGTCATCATCCTTGACATCCTAGATGTGG TGACCACAGACCCGCCGTCAGGTGTGACCGTCAGCCGCTTGGGCCAGCTGGAGGACCAGCTCAGCGTTCGCTGGGAGGCGCCGCCGGCTCTCAAAGACTTCCTGTTTAAGGCTAAATACCAGATCCGCTACAGGCTGGAGGAGAGTCAAGACTGGAAG GTGATGAATGATGTCGGGAATCAGACGTCGTGCAGGCTGGCTGGGCTGAGACCTGGAACGGTGTATTTTGTGCAG GTTCGGTGTAACCCCGTGGGAATCTACGGCTCTCGCAAAGCCGGGATCTGGAGCGAGTGGAGCCACCCCACAGCTGCTTCCACACCCCACAGTG AGCGACTGATGTCCTGTGACTCAAAGTCCAGCGGCGACTCCAACTCCACCCTGCGGCGGGAGCTGAAGCAGTTCCTCGGCTGGGTGAAGAAGCACGCCTACGGCTGCAGCAGTATGTCCATGAAGTTGTACGACCAGTGGAGGGTGGACATGCAGAAATCGCCAAAAACTCGCAACCAG GTTCTCCAAGGGGATAAGTCGTAG
- the crlf1a gene encoding cytokine receptor-like factor 1a isoform X4 — translation MTLQLFTAREQPAADVAIVYPQDPVLRMGSNLTASCWVHPELGVHANSLFWTLNGHQLPSSLYRVLSPTNLSVTLAGLNASRQTSGDNLVCHNHKGHILAGSCLYVGMPPEKPVNLTCWSRNTKDLTCSWAPGGKGETNISTLYKLKYKLRWYGTEKECEDYSHTQPYSCSITQDLHLFTPYEIWVEASNRLGRATSDVIILDILDVVTTDPPSGVTVSRLGQLEDQLSVRWEAPPALKDFLFKAKYQIRYRLEESQDWKVMNDVGNQTSCRLAGLRPGTVYFVQVRCNPVGIYGSRKAGIWSEWSHPTAASTPHSERLMSCDSKSSGDSNSTLRRELKQFLGWVKKHAYGCSSMSMKLYDQWRVDMQKSPKTRNQVLQGDKS, via the exons ATGTAGCAATCGTTTACCCCCAGGACCCTGTGCTTCGCATGGGGTCCAACCTGACCGCCAGCTGCTGGGTCCACCCTGAACTCGGGGTCCACGCCAACTCTCTTTTCTGGACGCTGAATGGTCATCAGCTTCCCAGCTCCCTCTATCGAGTGCTGAGCCCGACCAACCTGAGCGTGACCCTGGCCGGGCTCAACGCCTCCAGGCAAACCTCTGGCGACAACCTCGTCTGCCACAACCACAAGGGCCACATATTAGCTGGCTCCTGTCTCTATGTTGGGA TGCCTCCAGAGAAACCAGTCAATCTGACCTGCTGGTCCCGGAACACCAAAGACCTGACGTGCAGCTGGGCCCCCGGAGGAAAAGGAGAGACAAATATCAGCACGCTGTACAAGCTAAAGTACAAACTCAG ATGGTACGGCACCGAGAAGGAGTGCGAGGATTACAGCCACACGCAGCCGTACTCCTGCAGTATCACGCAGGACCTGCACCTCTTCACGCCGTATGAGATCTGGGTGGAGGCCTCCAACCGGCTGGGCCGAGCGACCTCTGATGTCATCATCCTTGACATCCTAGATGTGG TGACCACAGACCCGCCGTCAGGTGTGACCGTCAGCCGCTTGGGCCAGCTGGAGGACCAGCTCAGCGTTCGCTGGGAGGCGCCGCCGGCTCTCAAAGACTTCCTGTTTAAGGCTAAATACCAGATCCGCTACAGGCTGGAGGAGAGTCAAGACTGGAAG GTGATGAATGATGTCGGGAATCAGACGTCGTGCAGGCTGGCTGGGCTGAGACCTGGAACGGTGTATTTTGTGCAG GTTCGGTGTAACCCCGTGGGAATCTACGGCTCTCGCAAAGCCGGGATCTGGAGCGAGTGGAGCCACCCCACAGCTGCTTCCACACCCCACAGTG AGCGACTGATGTCCTGTGACTCAAAGTCCAGCGGCGACTCCAACTCCACCCTGCGGCGGGAGCTGAAGCAGTTCCTCGGCTGGGTGAAGAAGCACGCCTACGGCTGCAGCAGTATGTCCATGAAGTTGTACGACCAGTGGAGGGTGGACATGCAGAAATCGCCAAAAACTCGCAACCAG GTTCTCCAAGGGGATAAGTCGTAG
- the crlf1a gene encoding cytokine receptor-like factor 1a isoform X3 yields MKAALGFCLVFLTLRSPGVLSLSTHVAIVYPQDPVLRMGSNLTASCWVHPELGVHANSLFWTLNGHQLPSSLYRVLSPTNLSVTLAGLNASRQTSGDNLVCHNHKGHILAGSCLYVGMPPEKPVNLTCWSRNTKDLTCSWAPGGKGETNISTLYKLKYKLRWYGTEKECEDYSHTQPYSCSITQDLHLFTPYEIWVEASNRLGRATSDVIILDILDVVTTDPPSGVTVSRLGQLEDQLSVRWEAPPALKDFLFKAKYQIRYRLEESQDWKVMNDVGNQTSCRLAGLRPGTVYFVQVRCNPVGIYGSRKAGIWSEWSHPTAASTPHSERLMSCDSKSSGDSNSTLRRELKQFLGWVKKHAYGCSSMSMKLYDQWRVDMQKSPKTRNQVLQGDKS; encoded by the exons ATGTAGCAATCGTTTACCCCCAGGACCCTGTGCTTCGCATGGGGTCCAACCTGACCGCCAGCTGCTGGGTCCACCCTGAACTCGGGGTCCACGCCAACTCTCTTTTCTGGACGCTGAATGGTCATCAGCTTCCCAGCTCCCTCTATCGAGTGCTGAGCCCGACCAACCTGAGCGTGACCCTGGCCGGGCTCAACGCCTCCAGGCAAACCTCTGGCGACAACCTCGTCTGCCACAACCACAAGGGCCACATATTAGCTGGCTCCTGTCTCTATGTTGGGA TGCCTCCAGAGAAACCAGTCAATCTGACCTGCTGGTCCCGGAACACCAAAGACCTGACGTGCAGCTGGGCCCCCGGAGGAAAAGGAGAGACAAATATCAGCACGCTGTACAAGCTAAAGTACAAACTCAG ATGGTACGGCACCGAGAAGGAGTGCGAGGATTACAGCCACACGCAGCCGTACTCCTGCAGTATCACGCAGGACCTGCACCTCTTCACGCCGTATGAGATCTGGGTGGAGGCCTCCAACCGGCTGGGCCGAGCGACCTCTGATGTCATCATCCTTGACATCCTAGATGTGG TGACCACAGACCCGCCGTCAGGTGTGACCGTCAGCCGCTTGGGCCAGCTGGAGGACCAGCTCAGCGTTCGCTGGGAGGCGCCGCCGGCTCTCAAAGACTTCCTGTTTAAGGCTAAATACCAGATCCGCTACAGGCTGGAGGAGAGTCAAGACTGGAAG GTGATGAATGATGTCGGGAATCAGACGTCGTGCAGGCTGGCTGGGCTGAGACCTGGAACGGTGTATTTTGTGCAG GTTCGGTGTAACCCCGTGGGAATCTACGGCTCTCGCAAAGCCGGGATCTGGAGCGAGTGGAGCCACCCCACAGCTGCTTCCACACCCCACAGTG AGCGACTGATGTCCTGTGACTCAAAGTCCAGCGGCGACTCCAACTCCACCCTGCGGCGGGAGCTGAAGCAGTTCCTCGGCTGGGTGAAGAAGCACGCCTACGGCTGCAGCAGTATGTCCATGAAGTTGTACGACCAGTGGAGGGTGGACATGCAGAAATCGCCAAAAACTCGCAACCAG GTTCTCCAAGGGGATAAGTCGTAG